From the genome of Laspinema palackyanum D2c:
CTTAGCCCGGTATTTGGAAGACTATCGGGGAGTGGGCGTAATTTTCTTATGCAATCGCTGTCCTTATGTCCAATCCTATCTCGATCGCCTCAACCAGATCCAGACGGATTTTAACGACAAAGGCTTTACCCTGATTGGCATTAACTCCAACGATGCCAGCCAATATCCTGAAAATAGCTTTGAACAAATGAAGTCCTTCGCCCAGGAAAAGGACCTAAATTTTCCCTATCTGCGGGATGCCACCCAGGATGTAGCCCATTGCTTTGGGGCCACAACGACCCCCGAGGTGTTTTTGCTGGATGGGGAGGGGATTTTGCGCTATCGAGGGTCCATTGATGATTGTCCCGATCGCCCGGAAGCGGTAAAGGTTGCCTACTTGAGAGCGGCGATCGCATCCCTGCTATCTGAGGAACCCATCGTCATAGAATCTACCGAAACCATTGGCAGTTCCCTCAAATGGCATCAAAAAGGACCCTAAACCCGGACTGCCTCAAACTTCCCGTCCCGTCCAAGGGCCATAGACCCAAACCGTCAAAATGGACCCCTATCCCAAGCATTTCCGGGAGTCTCCAGACAACTCAGGGATGATTTCGGGTAGAATGCGTCGAAAAATGCCGACATCCTGCTATCTTATGGGGGAGGCAAATACAGTTGGGAAAAGAGTGAGCTGATGGGGAGAGTGTACCAGCGAGTCTTACTAAAGCTGAGTGGCGAAGCATTGATGGGCGAGCTAAATTACGGCATCGATCCCATCGTGGTTGAGCAAATCGCTCAACAGTTGGCAGATCTAATTGCCGATGGCGTAGAAGTGGCAGTTGTTGTCGGTGGCGGTAACATTTTTCGCGGAGTTAAGGGAGCAGCGGCAGGCATGGATCGGGCGACTGCTGACTACATCGGCATGATCGCCACGGTGATGAATGCCATGACTTTGCAGGATTCTCTCGAACGCATGGGCGTACAGACGCGGGTGCAAACCGCGATCGCCATGCAGGAAGTTGCTGAACCCTATATTCGTCGTCGTGCCATTCGCCACCTAGAAAAAAAACGGGTGGTTATTTTTGGGGCAGGATCGGGAAATCCCTTCTTTACCACGGATACCACCGCCGCCCTAAGAGCAGCAGAAATCAATGCTGAGGTGATCTTTAAGGCAACTAAAGTTGATGGGATTTATGATAGTGACCCCCATGTGAACCCGGATGCGAAACGGTATAATAGCCTGACTTATGGTCATGTTTTAACGCACGATTTACGGGTGATGGATAGTACCGCGATCGCCCTGTGCAAAGACAATAATATCCCGATCATAGTATTTGACCTCTCGGTACCGGGTAACATCCGCCGAGCGGTCTTGGGAGAAAACGTCGGAACGATTGTGGGAGGTTTTTGTGAAGTTAGCTGAAGTAGAAGATCTGATGAAAAAAGCCGTTGAGTCTACTCAACGCTCTTTTAACACCATTCGCACCGGCAGAGCGAATACCTCTTTGCTGGACAAAATCATGGTGGAATATTACGGGTCACCCACCCCGCTCAAATCGTTAGCGAGCATCAATACCCCCGATGCGAGTACGATTTCGATTCAACCGTTCGATCGCGGCAGTTTGGCTGTTATCGAAAAAGCCATTTTAACCTCGGATTTGGGCTTAACTCCGAGCAATGATGGGGCAGTCATTCGGTTGAACATTCCCCAGTTAACCAGCGATCGCCGTCAGGAACTGGTGAAAGTTGCTGGAAAATATGCCGAAGAAGGGAAGGTTGCCATTCGCAATGCTCGTCGGGATGGCATTGATTCAGTCCGCAAGCAGGAAAAAAATAGCGACATCTCCCAAGATGAATCGAGAGCTTTGCAAGATGACATTCAAAAACTGACGGATAAATACGTCGCAAAAATCGATGAAGTGCTGGCGGTGAAAGAAAAAGACATCACTACTGTCTAATTTTTCGGACCGTTTTCCCAAGCCTAGCGAGTTTGTAATCAACTAAAAAACCCAGATAATTCTTCAGGTTATCTGGGTTTTTCTGACATCTATTCGTTACAGTTTGTCAAGGATGCCCGGAGTGTCCTCTGTCTGATGACAGAGGCGCAAGCGCCCAGGGCGTGCCATAAAATCAATTCAATTCAGAGGTGAAAATTCAATCATTATGTTCGATTGCATTATTGTAGGAGCGGGTCCCGCTGGCGGAAGTGCCGCCTATCATTTAGCAAAACGAGGCCGATCGGTTTTAGTCCTAGAAAAAGAATCTTTGCCGCGATATAAACCCTGTGGCGGAGGTGTCTCTCCAGCGATCGCCCAATGGTTTGACTTTGACTTTTCCCCGGCAATTTCTATGAAGGTCGATCGCCTCCGCTACACTTGGCAGGGAGAGGACCCGGTAGAGGTACAACTCGAAACCCCCGAACCGATGTGGATGGTCCGTCGGGATATCTTTGACCAATTCCTCATCGATCAAGCTAAACAACAAGGGGCTGAAGTTCGGGACAACAGTGCAGTCACTCAAATTGCTTTTAAAGGCGATCGCTGGCAAGTCACCACCGCTACCGAAACCTTAGAAGCCAAATATCTAATCGCCGCCGATGGGGCCAAAGGTCCAATGGCGAAAATGCTGGGCTTTAAAGAGCGCGATCGCCAACCTGCCGCCGCCATTGAAATTACTTCCCCAAATCCCAATGCTCTGATTCAGTTTGATTTTGGCCGCATCAAAAAAGGCTACATCTGGAACTTCCCCAAAGCCGATGGTTACAGCCTCAGCATTGCCAACTTACAAGGGGGCACCAAAGAAAAGCTGGATCAAATCTTAACTGAATATGCCCAAGCTAATGGGTTCCCCCTCTCCACCCAAGTGCATCAGGATTTTCTATGCTTATGGGAAAAAGAGCAAAAACTCCATACCCAGAATGCCATCCTTGCCGGGGAAGCTGCCTGCGTTGTTGACCCCTTAACCGCTGAGGGAATTCGTCCCTCCATGTTTAGCGGCGTGAAAGCAGCAGAGTCCATTGATGCCGCCCTCGCTGGCACAAGCAACGCCTTAGAAAAATACACTCAGGTGATGAATGAGGAATGGGGAGGGCAAATGGTTTGGGCTTCCCGCGTCTCTGGTTTATTCTACAGAATTCCCAAAATTGCTTATAAAGTGGGGATTAAGCGTCCAAGTGCGACTCAGCGCATGGTAGAGGTATTGTGTGGGGAAACCAGTTATGCCGATATTGCCGACAAGGCGATCGACCGTCTCAAGAAAAACCTGATACCTGGTTTCGGGGGCTAGTCCGGTTTAACCTAATCCCCTCAAGCAGGGGTACAGAATGAGAACCCAAGGACAACAACAAACCGGGTTTCGGGTTGAGATTTGTGACAAATGGGGAACAATTGGGTCAAGAAACCCGGTTGTCTTCCCCCTCCTATACCGACGCCCTATAATAGCCCGAGTCTCGTAGGAATTGTCCAATGGAACCCTTTTGTAGGAGCATCTTGCTCCATCACCGCAGTCGGGAGCACAGGATGCTCCCACTGACGCAAATTCTTTATTGTCATGATGATTTAGATGCGTTATAGCATCCAGTCTGGAGGCCCTCGGAAGCAGCTATCACCGGATAGACAATAGAGTTAAGGAGGGGCCCAGGGTTCAAGGGATTGATAGGAGCCGATATGTAGTAAATCCTTAAGATGTTCAGGCGTAAATAAACTAAACTATAGAAATGACAATTTACTTTTACAAAGTTGACGAACCCTACGGCTGTTTTTCTAATTTTTCCCCCCACGGAATTCGCAGAAAGGGCCTGCATTGGCCGACAGTCGAGCATTATTATCAAGCTCATAAATTTATTGGGGTAGAGGATGAGTCAATCATTACTGAAATCCGGAATGCGGCGACTCCGGATGAAGCGGCGAAATTAGGACGCGATCCGTCTCGGACCATTCGCTCAAACTGGGATTGGGTCAAACTCGGGATTATGCGAGAAGCGGTATTAACCAAGTTTTTGAGCCATTTAGAGATCCAGGCGATTCTTCTGGCAACGGAGGACCTTCTGATTGTTGAGGATTCCCCGACGGATTATTTCTGGGGCTGTGGTGCGGACCGCACAGGTCAAAATCATCTCGGTCAAATGTTGATGAGTGTCCGGGAAGAAATCCGAGGACGCCTTCAGGAAAAGGAGTCCAGTTAAGTGGGCAATGTGGGAACGCTGAGTGGATTCCTTCGGGGGTTTTCACCGGGGGCGAGGGGAAGCTATACACAAGATATAAAATTTATCGGGGGAGCGATCGCCCCTAGCAAAAAATCCGGTTTGGGGACAACAGAAATCCACTCTCTACAGATGAATTTTCCGCTTGTTTTGTCCTATCGGATTCCAGACCGTTGTTAATCTTTAAAATGCCCCTGATCCTTAAATATACCTGAAAATTAGATTTTTGTCAATAGGGGGAACGAGGGAACGGGGTGATAAGTCATTGCAACTCTACAACCCTGGAATATATTAAGATTTTATTGATATGATGTTGACAAAGGCATCAAAATGGTGGTTTTGGCGATCGGACCTGTCACCGGGAGAACAGAAACTAAACCCTCAGTTGTGTGCTAGAAACTCATACAGGGGAATTTTAGCTGATGTCGCTCCTCATCGATAACTGAGTCAGTCAAGACTAGAGCGGTTCAGCTACCTAAAGATGAGACATCAAGCCGGAGTCTCGTTAGAGTGGGGTATTGACCTACTGGCACTCATAAGGCGACGAAATAATTCGAGTGGGTGTAGAGAACCGGAATTTGTGCCGCTCAACCCTGTACTTTTTCGAGAGCCTTAAAATCTAATTTGGTGGGAATACGGAGGGTTTTGGACCTTCCCGAGGTAAAAACATCTGGATTGGAAAAAAGCACATTTTTTATGACACTCAAAAATAATAATACAAATACCGCACAAACCGTCCAACAAAGACTCGATCGCGAAGTGTTGTTGCATCGAATGCTCCACCGGATTCGCCAATCTCTGGATTTAGAGGAAATTCTCACCGCTACGGCTGCTGAAATCCGGACCCTATTAGGAACCGATCGCGTCATGGTCTATCAATTCAATCCCGATAGTAGCGGGAAAGTGATTGCCGAGTCCATTAATGAAAATCGCCTCCCCTCCCTCAAAGGATTAAATTTTCCCGCCGATGATATTCCCGAACGAGCGCGAGAACGGTTTACCAAAGAACGGGTCTGTTCTATCGTGGATGTTGCCAAGCAGCAAATTGGGGTCAGTTCTAGGGAATATGCCTCGAACGAATCTGTCGAGGGTGGAAACAGCATCCGCTATCGCCCTGTAGATGAGTGTCATTTAACCTACCTCAGAGCAATGGGAATCAACTCCTCCGTGGTGGTCCCCATCCTCCATCATCAGGAACTCTGGGGTCTGATTGTCTCCCATCATGTAGAAACGCGCCCCATTTCTGAAGACGATTTGCAGTTGGTCCAATTATTGGCGGATCAGGTGTCGATCGCGATCGCCCAAGCTACCCTCCTCCAAGCCACCCAGCAAAAACAAGCCCGAGAAGCCACGATCAATCAGGTGGCAGCCTTACTCCACGCTCAACCCTCCATCGAGGTCCAGGCGGCACTAGAAGCCACAGTCACCGCCCTCAATGGATGTGGCGGTAGGCTCTACATCGGCGCGAAACACAATGCCATAATGAGTAACCTGGACAACTCAGGCAGTCAACTGTTTACCTCCGGGGAACAACCGCTTCCCATCAAGTCTGAATTCTCCGACATCTTAGAAGAACATCCCCAGTGGAAAGACTGGCTGGAAACCGCCCATTCCACCCCGGATTTAGAACAATCTCATGCCAGTTTCGTCTGGGCAATTCCAGATATTTATAAACCCATTCACATTAACTGTTTTACTCCGGATTTCCGCCCCACGCGAATCCGCAGCCTGCTGGTACTGCCCCTGTTTTACCGACAACAAAATCTCGGATATTTAACCATATTTCGCCACGAAATTGAAACCGAAACCTTATGGGCCGGACGCTTTAATAGTAATCTCAAACAATTAATGCCTCGGCAATCTTTTGAGGCATGGCGGGAACGGAAAACAGGACAAGCTCAAGACTGGCATCCGGAAGAAATTGAAATGGCCCGCTCTCTTGGAAAGCATTTTTCAATGGCGATCGAGCAATATTTACTCTACAAAGAAGTGAATTCCCTCAATGCCAACCTAGAGCAACAGGTCCAAGAACGCACGGAAGAACTCCAACAGTCGTTAAAATTTACTCGCATCCTCAAACAAATCACGGACCAAATCCGCAGCACTTTAGATGTCAGCACCATTCTCCAAACCATCGCCCAGCGGGTGCGAAATTTGCTGAATACCGATCGCGTGGTAATTTATCAGTTTGATGAGACGGGTAACGGAGCGGTGACGGTAGAAGATATCCGGAAAAGTTGGCAATCAGTTCGAGGGGTGTGCTGTCCCGGCTGCATTCCCACGGATATTTCCAATTTGTATTTAAAAGGACGGATTCGGGCGATTCATAATGTGGCTACGGCTGAATTAAGTGACTGTCATCGGCAATTCTTAGAAAGCATTCAGGTGAAGGCTAATTTAATCGTGCCGATTTGTATGGGTTCAGATTTGTGGGGATTTTTAATTGCCCATGAGTGCGAACAACCGCGTCTGTGGCAAGAGCAAGAAATTGACCTGCTGCAACAACTGGCCGATCAGGCAGCGATCGCGATCGGCCAAGCGGAACTCTATCAACAAACCCAAGCGGCGGCGGCGAAAGCCCAAGCCCAAGCGGTGGAGTTAGAACAGGCGATCGAAGATTTGCAAAATGCTCAAACCCAACTTATACAAGGGGAAAAAATGTCCAGCCTGGGACAGCTTGTGGCTGGAATTGCTCACGAAATTAATAATCCGGTTAACTTTATCTATGGCAATCTGAATCATGCCACCCAATATGCCGAGGATTTGTTAGAGTTGCAAAAACTCTACCAATATCATATCCCGGAGCCTCCATCAGAAATTCAGGAGTTTATTGAAGAAATAGATTTAGATTTTCTGATTGAAGATTTGCCGAAAATGTTGGCATCCATGAAGGTGGGGGCGGACCGCATCCGGTCGATTGTACTCAGTTTGCGGAATTTCTCCCGGTTGGATCAAACGGATATGAAAGCGGTGGATATTCATGATGGGATTGATAGTACCTTAATGATTTTACACCACCGCTTTAAAGCCAAAGGCGATCGCCCGGGAATTGAAATTGTCAAAGACTATGGCAATCTGCCTCCGGTGGAATGTTTCGCCGGACAGCTTAATCAGGTGTTTATGAATCTCTTGAGTAATGCCATTGATGCTTTAGAGGACTGGGATAAAGAGCGATCGCCTCAAGAACGTCAACAGGACCCCTGTCGAATTACGATTCGCACCACCGTGACAGGGGATAACGAGAACAGAAATGCGGCGATTTGTATTTTTGATAATGGTCCGGGCATTCCCGAACATCTGCGATCGCGCATTTTTGAACCCTTTTTTACCACCAAAGAGATTGGCAAGGGCACCGGAATGGGTCTTTCCATCAGTAAACAAATTGTGGTGGATAAACACGCCGGAACCTTTAAATGTCTCTCCGAACCGGGTCAGGGGACTGAATTTCAGATTGAAATTCCGATTATTCAGTCCAAACCCTCTGCCACTCCGGAGGTGGAAAGATCAAACCCCAGCCATCTACCCTCTTCCCGGTAGCTTCCGCAACCCTGGGCCGTTTTTCCTCAGTTTTTTGGAGGGAGGGTCAATTTTAGTTGACCCTTCCCTCTGTGCTTAGGGTTGAAGCTTTATATCTCATGGCATAGAAAAAATTTATCGGGATAATCAGATGAATTGATAGAATGAATTGAGAACCACTCCCCGTAACGATTCACCCGAAAAAATGGGCTGATTTACACAGACAAAAAAAATTATAAATCTTATAATCAGAAGGAATCAGGGAAGGTCCGGGATATCAATTGCCCTCAGAATTAGTTCGCGCATCTACTCAATTCAATCCCTCAAGTCAATCCCTCAAGGAACAGTCAGCAGGGTAGTCAGCAGGGTGGAAGGCAGAATATAGGATGGAGTATTAGGAATGGAAAGTTTACTGAGCGTCACAAAGATAGAAACGGACAACATCTCGAAGCGGGGAGGTTTTTTGATGAAGTCAGAACGGAGAACGGCGATCGCTCAGGGTACAACGGAACCGTACAAAACCTTGTCTCGGGCGATCGCCCGCATTCGAGAATCCCTGGACCTAGAATGCCTCTTTCAAGCCACAGTGACTGATCTGCGGCAGTTATTAGATGTCGATCGCGTTGCCGTATTTCGCCTATGGCCCGAATCTAAGGGCAGTTGGGGACAAATTATTGCCGAAGATGTGCGATCGCCAGTGGACGCGGCATTGGGGGCAGAATTAGGCGATCGCAGCTTTGCGGACGACTGTAATACCTACTATCACCTCGGGGGTATTCATGTCATCCCGGATATTTCCCAGTCCCCTCTCCCCCCAAGCTATCACGATTTTTTAACGCGCTTACAGGTTAAATCTCACCTGTGCATCCCCCTCCACCAAGAAGAGACGCTCTGGGGACTCCTCTGGGTGCATCAATGTCGGGGAGAGTGCCAGTGGGAACCCAGCGAAATCGAGTTTCTGCGCCTCATAGTCTCTCACTTGTGTCTAGCCCTGGAACGCTTGGAAGAACAGGGAAAATTCCAAGCCCAAACCTCACAATTAGGGATGGCAGCCCGACGAGAACGAGCCTTATCGACTACCATCCAAAAAATCCGGCGATCGCTGGATATCCATACCCTCTTCCAAACCACCACCCAAGAAGTCCGGCAACTTTTAGATACCGATCGCGTCGGGGTCTATCGCTTCAAACCCGATTGGAGTGGCAATTTCGTCGCCGAATCCGTTTCCCCGGGCTGGAATCCCCTGGTGGGAAACCTGCCGGATATCGCAGATACTCACCTCCAGGAAACCCAAGGCGGGCGCTACCGCGAGAATCAAGCCCTCGCCGTTAATGATATCTACAATGTAGGTCATGCTCAGTGTCACATCGAACTCTTAGAAAAACTCCAAGCTAAAGCCTATATCATTGTTCCCATCCTCGCGGGAGAAACCTTGTGGGGATTGCTGGCAGCCTATCAAAATTCAGGTCCTCGTCATTGGTATGAGTATGAGGTGGAATTAGTCAGTCAAATCGGCGCTCAGTTTGGGGTTGCGGTGCATCAATCTGAACTCTTCGAGCAGTTAAAGCATCAAAAGGAAGAACTATCTCTCACCTTGCAAAACTTGCAACAGGCTCAAAGTCAACTGGTCCAAAGTGAAAAAATGGCAAGTCTCGGCCAGTTGGTGGCAGGAGTGGCTCATGAGATTAATAATCCGGTCAATTTTATCTATGGAAATCTCACTCACATTACGGATTATGCCCGAGATTTATTGGAATTGCTCGAACAGTACCAGGAATACTATCCTAATCCCCATGAGGCGATTCAAGCATTCAGTGAGGAAATCGAATCCAACTTTTTGAAGGAAGATTTGCCTAAAATTTTATCTTCGATGAAAGTGGGAGTGGAACGGATTCGCGGGATTGTTTTATCCTTACGAAACTTCTCCCGACTGGATCAAGCGGAGAAAAAGCGGGTGAACCTTCATGAAGGGATTGATAGTACCTTATTAATTTTGCAACATCGCCTCAAGTCTAAAGGGGACCGGGGGTCAATTCATTTGATTAAAGAGTATGCTGAGTTGCCGTTGGTAGATTGTTATGCGGCACAACTGAATCAGGTTTTTATGAATATTTTGAGCAACGCGATCGATGCCTTGGAAATGCGCGATCGCGATCGGACTCCGGAACAGATTCGTGCCAATCCCAGTTGGATTAAAATCAGCAGTGAATGGGTGGAGGATGATGCTTCTAGCACCAGTCCAGGCGATCGCCGTTCCAAAGGGGAGGAAAACCCAGCCTTGACGAAGGGAAGCGGGGTAGTGATTCGGATTTGCGATAACGGTCCGGGAATTCCAGATGAGGTGCGATCGCGCATTTTTGACCCGTTTTTTACCACCAAACCGATTGGTTCTGGGACAGGTTTGGGCTTATCTATTAGCTATCAAATCTTAGTGGAAAAACATGGGGGTTCTTTGACCTGTATTTCTCAACCCGGACAAGGGACCGAGTTTCGCCTGGAAATCCCGATTCAGCCGCTTCAGATGACCTCTCAGGCAGCATAATCCCCTGGGTCAGCCCCAGTCTGCCCTAACAGCCTCGGTTTAGGGCTAAGGGGAACCCCGGCTGACTCCAGCCAGCGCTTCAGTCTTGATTGTATTTTATATACACAAAGTCGGTTGAATGTCAATCGCATCCTCGCGGATTTTTACCGAGTTTGGTAAATTTATCATCAAAATTAATTGGTAACAATGTCTCAATAAAAATACATGATTCTTGATGTTAGAATTTTTAGGCTCAATTTTCCGGGTTTTTAGTGCGATCGGCAAAATTCATCGTTCCAAATATCCGCTGAGTTGCCTAAAATTAGAAATAGACCGGCACGGGAGAACAGGGCATCGTCCGTACAGAGGACCGCGACCACCCACCCCCAGACAGGAAGCCGCTTAACGCAACTGACCGGGACAGCAAACCAAAGACCCCATCCCATCACAAGGAGTATTGTCTGATGGTAGTATCTACCAACAAAAAACCGGCTGCCAACTTAGAACCGAATCGTCAGCAAAAGCCGCCCAACAAGCACAATCACTATGATTTTCAGGATTTCTTTTCATTTCACCCAGACACCGGGATTGTCACCGACTGGAATCAGGGACGAAATACCTTTACCAGCGAAGACTTTATTATTGGCTTAGTTGAAGGGTTAGAAGAAGAAGTCGGCAGTGCCGCCTCGGTGATCATGTACACCATTGGCTGCGAATGGGGGACCAAAGATGCCGAATTTTTCAAAAAATGGTTTGAGAGAGAATATCAGCGAGATATCCGCCAAGCGAACCTGATGTTCCTGCTCGAAACCTGGTGGTGGCCCTTTACTGCTCAAGGATGGGGACGGTGGGAAGTCGATCTGAGCGATCGCAAGCATGGATTTATGTTTATCAACCTCTTTGATTCTGCCGTTGCTCGCACCCTCGGCGATGTCGGAAAACCCGTCTGCTACATCTATGCCGGTCTATTTGCCGGATTCTTCACCTGCTTGGTCAACAAACAGTTAAGCTGCATCGAGCTCCAGTGTTACTCAATGGGTGAAACCTACTGTAAATTTTTACTCGGCAGTCAGGACCGCATCGATGCCGCTGCCTTCTGGCAAAATGAAGGAGCCACTGCTCGGGATATTCAACAACGGTTAGAAGCCGGAGAACGCTTGCGATGAATAACGGCAAATCGTTATTACAACTGTCAGTCCAAGAATATTTTAGTCAATGTAACTGGCAAGGACAACCCCTAACCCAAGGTTCTAACGGACAGCCGACGGACCCCACCTCCCGGTGGACCTTGGTCGTTGGGGATTATTTCCGCCTGCTGCCTTGGGAAGGGACCCCAGAAGTCGGTTCCTTCCCCAAACCCTCATCCTCTGCCGGAACCGCCTCCTCATCACAAGAGGAAGTCACTCTGATTGATTTACTCGAAGCCTTTTAGGACGTTCCACTGTGACTGAAGTTGCGACTCCAAACCCCGACTTCAGTCACAATTCAGAAACAGCTTTTCTGAACATTCTCCTATCCTCAAACCCAGGTCAGAAGACAACCATGCACCCCGAGATTGCGCGACTGCTAGACCAAGCTGAACAGCGTTATTTACAGACCAATGAACTCGAACTCTTTCGACGCTATGCGGTCTCCTTAGCTAGACGCATGGAGACTTATGAAATTCTCCGGGACAAAGAAGAACAGATTTTTCAACCCGTAGCCGATCGCCTCGTCGCCGCCTTTCCTGATGAACGCCAGGACCTCCTAGAGCGTGCGCTCAAACATTGGCTGTTGATTAGTCGCTACTGCGGGACCGCCATGCTCTTAAGTGACCCCGACTTTCTCGCCTTACGCCTGAACGATTGGATGACTGGGTTCGTGCAAACGCACCAAACCCAATCCATCGAACGCACCCTCTACGACTTATTACTGCAAGGGATAAAAGCCGAACTCTCCGACAAACACTTTCCCCTGATTCAGCCCTTATTTGAGAAAGCCAAAGCGATGTTATTGGAGGAGACTAAACCCCAGTAGTCCACCCATTAACTCATCGAAAACATATCCCCAACCGCGAATTTATAAGCATAACACTATGATTTCTATTTCCAACCTGCTGAAAGAACAACAACTCCCCGGCAATTATTTTGCCTATGACGTTTATGTGAAAGGCGACTTAGAACTCGGACTCCTGGAAAACCGCCGAGGCGATCGCCTCCTCGCCCTCCCCGAAACCTTAATTTCCGCCATCTATAGTGGCCTAGAACATGAAACCGGATCCGCCGCCCGCCTCGTCCTCTTCAACTGCGGTAAATGGTGGGGCAAAAACTTTTATGTGAGATTTTGTGAAGAAATTTCCGATTACTATGGAAAAACCATCTCCCAAATGGAAATGGTCCAATTCATTCAATGCTTTCAGCAATTTTGGAAAACAATGGGTTGGGGTAGCTTTGAATTAAATCAAGACCATTATCAAGATGGATTCTTGATCATCATCGCCAAAAATTCCCCCTACGCAGACCAAGCCCCCAAATGGAATCGCCCCGTCTGTTTTTTAGAAGCGGGAATATTAACCTCCTTTTTCAGTCAATTAACAGGACGAGACCTCCTCTGCCTCCAAACCACCTGTGAATCATTAGGGTCCGACAGCAACCGCTTCATCCTCGGTTTGAGCGATCGCATCAAACCCGCCGAACCCTGGATCCTAGAAGCCCAAGACCACGAAACCATCCTAAAAAACCTCTGCAAATCCTCTCAATAACTCCCGATGTTCGTAGTAACGACTTCAGTCGTTTTTTTCTTTCTTTCTAAAGTTCGTAGTAACGACTTCAGTCGTTCTTAANNNNNNNNNNNNNNNNNNNNNNNNNNNNNNNNNNNNNNNNNNNNNNNNNNNNNNNNNNNNNNNNNNNNNNNNNNNNNNNNNNNNNNNNNNNNNNNNNNNNTTGTTCGTAGTAATGACTTCAGTCGTTCTTAATTGTTCGTAGTAACGACTTCAGTCGTTCTTAATTGTTCGTAGTAATGACTTCAGTCGTTCTTAATTGTTCGTAGTAACGACTTCAGTCGTTCTTAATTGTTCGTAGTAACGACTTCAGTCGTTATCCATCCATCCCTCTTTTCCCATCCCCACCCATGTACGAGTATCAAAAACTCACCCCCAACCAACGAAAACAATTAGTAATAGAACGGGTCGCAAAAGGATTCCCCCCTCACGCACC
Proteins encoded in this window:
- a CDS encoding thioredoxin family protein → MIGTAIGSHAPDFELPGIDDRVHHLARYLEDYRGVGVIFLCNRCPYVQSYLDRLNQIQTDFNDKGFTLIGINSNDASQYPENSFEQMKSFAQEKDLNFPYLRDATQDVAHCFGATTTPEVFLLDGEGILRYRGSIDDCPDRPEAVKVAYLRAAIASLLSEEPIVIESTETIGSSLKWHQKGP
- the pyrH gene encoding UMP kinase, coding for MGRVYQRVLLKLSGEALMGELNYGIDPIVVEQIAQQLADLIADGVEVAVVVGGGNIFRGVKGAAAGMDRATADYIGMIATVMNAMTLQDSLERMGVQTRVQTAIAMQEVAEPYIRRRAIRHLEKKRVVIFGAGSGNPFFTTDTTAALRAAEINAEVIFKATKVDGIYDSDPHVNPDAKRYNSLTYGHVLTHDLRVMDSTAIALCKDNNIPIIVFDLSVPGNIRRAVLGENVGTIVGGFCEVS
- the frr gene encoding ribosome recycling factor — its product is MKLAEVEDLMKKAVESTQRSFNTIRTGRANTSLLDKIMVEYYGSPTPLKSLASINTPDASTISIQPFDRGSLAVIEKAILTSDLGLTPSNDGAVIRLNIPQLTSDRRQELVKVAGKYAEEGKVAIRNARRDGIDSVRKQEKNSDISQDESRALQDDIQKLTDKYVAKIDEVLAVKEKDITTV
- a CDS encoding geranylgeranyl reductase family protein, which gives rise to MFDCIIVGAGPAGGSAAYHLAKRGRSVLVLEKESLPRYKPCGGGVSPAIAQWFDFDFSPAISMKVDRLRYTWQGEDPVEVQLETPEPMWMVRRDIFDQFLIDQAKQQGAEVRDNSAVTQIAFKGDRWQVTTATETLEAKYLIAADGAKGPMAKMLGFKERDRQPAAAIEITSPNPNALIQFDFGRIKKGYIWNFPKADGYSLSIANLQGGTKEKLDQILTEYAQANGFPLSTQVHQDFLCLWEKEQKLHTQNAILAGEAACVVDPLTAEGIRPSMFSGVKAAESIDAALAGTSNALEKYTQVMNEEWGGQMVWASRVSGLFYRIPKIAYKVGIKRPSATQRMVEVLCGETSYADIADKAIDRLKKNLIPGFGG
- a CDS encoding NADAR family protein, which codes for MTIYFYKVDEPYGCFSNFSPHGIRRKGLHWPTVEHYYQAHKFIGVEDESIITEIRNAATPDEAAKLGRDPSRTIRSNWDWVKLGIMREAVLTKFLSHLEIQAILLATEDLLIVEDSPTDYFWGCGADRTGQNHLGQMLMSVREEIRGRLQEKESS
- a CDS encoding GAF domain-containing protein yields the protein MTLKNNNTNTAQTVQQRLDREVLLHRMLHRIRQSLDLEEILTATAAEIRTLLGTDRVMVYQFNPDSSGKVIAESINENRLPSLKGLNFPADDIPERARERFTKERVCSIVDVAKQQIGVSSREYASNESVEGGNSIRYRPVDECHLTYLRAMGINSSVVVPILHHQELWGLIVSHHVETRPISEDDLQLVQLLADQVSIAIAQATLLQATQQKQAREATINQVAALLHAQPSIEVQAALEATVTALNGCGGRLYIGAKHNAIMSNLDNSGSQLFTSGEQPLPIKSEFSDILEEHPQWKDWLETAHSTPDLEQSHASFVWAIPDIYKPIHINCFTPDFRPTRIRSLLVLPLFYRQQNLGYLTIFRHEIETETLWAGRFNSNLKQLMPRQSFEAWRERKTGQAQDWHPEEIEMARSLGKHFSMAIEQYLLYKEVNSLNANLEQQVQERTEELQQSLKFTRILKQITDQIRSTLDVSTILQTIAQRVRNLLNTDRVVIYQFDETGNGAVTVEDIRKSWQSVRGVCCPGCIPTDISNLYLKGRIRAIHNVATAELSDCHRQFLESIQVKANLIVPICMGSDLWGFLIAHECEQPRLWQEQEIDLLQQLADQAAIAIGQAELYQQTQAAAAKAQAQAVELEQAIEDLQNAQTQLIQGEKMSSLGQLVAGIAHEINNPVNFIYGNLNHATQYAEDLLELQKLYQYHIPEPPSEIQEFIEEIDLDFLIEDLPKMLASMKVGADRIRSIVLSLRNFSRLDQTDMKAVDIHDGIDSTLMILHHRFKAKGDRPGIEIVKDYGNLPPVECFAGQLNQVFMNLLSNAIDALEDWDKERSPQERQQDPCRITIRTTVTGDNENRNAAICIFDNGPGIPEHLRSRIFEPFFTTKEIGKGTGMGLSISKQIVVDKHAGTFKCLSEPGQGTEFQIEIPIIQSKPSATPEVERSNPSHLPSSR